The Desulfosoma caldarium nucleotide sequence CCGCTTATGCCGCTCACCCCTTGCACGGTTTCGCCCTCCTTGCACTCCGCCAACGGGCCTCTCAAGACCACTAACGCTGCGCCGCGGTCGGCTCTTCGGATTGTGTCTTCTTTTTGGGCGTTGTCTTGATTTCGGCTCCCGTCAGCTCGATGAGACACATGGGCGCGCCGTCGCCTTTTCGAAATCCCATCTTCACGATGCGCGTGTAACCACCTTGACGTGCCTGGTACCGCGGCCCCAGTTCTGCAAAGAGTTTATGCACCACGCCCTTGGCGCGAATCACGGCCAAAGCCTGCCGCCTGGCGTGCAGGTCCCCGCGCTTACCCAGCGTGATCATGGCTTCAGCCCATCGCCGAATTTCCTTGGCCTTCGGAATGGTCGTCACAATGCGTTCGTGTTCCAAAAGCGAGGTAACCATATTGCGAAACATGGCCGTTCGGTGGCTGGAAGTTCGGTTGAGCTTCCGACCCGATTTCCTGTGGCGCATGGCTATTCCTCTTCCTTTCTTCTCTGTTCGATCTCTTCCCGACTCGGAAAGTTGTCCAGTTTCATCCCCAGCGTCAAGCCCATCTCCTGAAGAATCTCTTTGATCTCATTGAGTGACTTGCGACCGAAGTTCTTGGTTCGAAGCATTTCCGCTTCGGTCTTTTGCACCAACTCGCCGATGTAGCGAATGTCGGCGCTTTTCAGACAGTTGGCACTGCGCACCGACAGTTCCAGCTCATCTACGCTGCGAAACAGATTTTCGTTGAAGGTGGGCTCCTCAGCTTCCTCTTCCGCAAACGCCGGAGCCTCATAGTCCTCAAAATTCACGAAGACACTGAGCTGGTCTTTAAGAATCTTGGCCGCCACGGCCAGGGCATCCTCGGGTGTGACACTACCGTCGGTCCAGATTTCCATGGTCAGTTTATCATAGTCGGTGCGCTGCCCCACGCGAGCCTGGCTGACGTTGTAGCTTACCTTGCGCACCGGGCTAAAAATCGCGTCGATGGGGATCGTGCCAATGGTTTCCACCTTTTCCGGACCCCATTCGGCAGGCTCGTAACCCTTGCCTTCGTCCACCACAAGCTCCATGCGCACTTTACCGTCTCGCGCCAGGGTGCAGATGTGTTTGTCCGGGTTGAGAATGGTCACCGAGGAGTCCGTTCGAATGTCGCCAGCCGTTACGGGACCTTCTCCGGCTTTTTCCAGAACCACACGCTTGGGACCGTCCCCGTTCAAACGCAGGCGCACTTCCTTGAGATTTAAGATGATGTCCGTCACATCCTCCACAACCCCGGGGGCTGAGGAAAATTCATGAAGCACACCGTCGATCTTTACGGACGTAATGGCCGCGCCTCTCAGAGACGACAGCAGCACCCGTCGCAGCGCATTTCCTAGAGTCGTCCCGAAACCTCGCTCCAGCGGTTCACAGATGAATTTGGCATAGCAGTTCGGGTCTTCCCCGGGCTCTACCACCAGGGGTTTCGGTCGAATCAATTCGCGCCAGTTTTTCTCCATACCCGCCCTCATACCTTCGGCCGACCCGTGAACGTGATGGGCTTCACCTCACGGCCTCAAAAACGGACAGAGGCCTCCGCCATAAGGCAAGGCGGACCCTCTGCCCTGCATTCAAGTCTATCTTCCTTGTTACTTCGAGTAAAATTCAACCACCAGGTGCTCTTGCACCGGCAGCGGCATTTCTTCTCGCGTCGGAAGGCTTCTCATCGTGCCTCGATACGCTTCCTTTTCCAACTCCAACCATGGAACGAGACCGCGTCGCGGCAGGGCATCCAGCGCTTCGTTGATCACTCCCAAAGAGCGGCTCTTTTCCCGCACACTGATCACATCACCGGGCCGCAGGAGATAGGAAGGTATGTTCACCTTTCGCCCGTTGACGAGGAAGTGATTGTGCCGCACCAGCTGACGGGCCTGAGAACGCGAGTTGGCAAAGCCCAGACGATATACCGTGTTGTCCAGACGGCGCTCCAGCAGGATCAGGAAGTTCGTCCCGGTCACCCCTTTTTGCCGATCGGCTTCCTTAAAGTAGGCCTTGAACTGCTTTTCTAGGAGACCGTACGTTCTCTTAATCTTTTGCTTCTCACGAAGCTGCACGCCGTAGTCCGAAAGTTTACCGCGGCGCTGCCCGTGTTGACCCGGAGCGTAATTGCGCCGTTCAAAGGCGCACTTGTCCGAATAGCACCGGTCCCATTTGAGGTACAATTTCATGCTTTCCCGCCGGCACAGCCGGCATTGCGGACCTGTGTATCGCGCCAAGACCGATTCCTCCTTCTATATACCGAAGCCCTCAGGCCTCCTTGATCATCTCGCTGCTTACACTCGGCGACGCTTGGGCGGCCGACATCCGTTGTGAGGAATGGGCGTCACGTCCCGAATGACCGTCACATTTAATCCGGCCGCCTGCAACGCCCGCAGAGCCGCCTCACGGCCCGATCCCGGCCCCTTCACGTAGACCTCCACGTTTTGCAAGCCGTGTTCCATCGCCGCCTTGGCCGCAGCCTGAGCGGCCATCTGGGCGGCAAAAGGCGTGCTCTTGCGCGATCCCTTGAACCCTTGGTTGCCACCACTGGCCCACGAAAGGGTGTTGCCACTCATGTCCGTGATGGTCACGATGGTGTTGTTAAAGGTTGAACGAATATGCGCAATACCGTTTTGAACGTTTTTCCGCTCTTTTTTCTTTCGCGGACCACCTCTGCCACGTGCCATGGTGCCTCCACTTTCCTACTTCTTACGTTTGCCGATGACCGATCGACGTGGACCCTTGCGCGTCCGAGCATTCGTATGGGTGCGCTGCCCTCTGACGGGAAGTCCGCGGCGGTGCCTCAGCCCTCGATAGCAACCCAGATCCATGAGGCGCTTAATATTCATGGACACTTCCGCGCGCAGATCCCCTTCCACCTTGTACTGAGTGTCGATGACGCGACGGATGGCCGTGATCTGTTCCTCCGTCAAGTCATCGGACTTTGTTCCGGGATCCACCTTTGCCTCTTCCAGGATCTTGGACGCCGTCGTCCGCCCGATTCCATAGATATACGTCAGGGCGATTTCCATGCGCTTGTTTCTGGGTAGGTCAATGCCTGCAATCCGTGCCAATGCTTTTTCCTCCAGTTAGCCTTGACGCTGTTTGTGCTTCGGGTTCTCGCAGATGACGCGCACCTGGCCGTGCCGACGAATGATTTTGCATTTTCGGCAGATGACTTTCACTGACGCCCGCACTTTCATGATTCACTCCCTTTCGCCCAGCGCACCCCAACCCGTCAGCTTTTGGCTCTGAAAATAATGCGCCCTCGAGTCAGGTCGTATGGGGATAGTTCCACCGTCACCTTGTCCCCCGGTAAAATGCGAATGAAGTGCATACGCATCTTACCGGAAATATGCGCAAGGACTCGATGGCCGTTTTCCAACTCAACACGAAACATGGCATTGGGTAAAGGCTCGATGACCGTGCCTTCCACCTCAATCGCTTCTTCCTTTACCATGCACCATTCCTCAATTTAGGTCACGTTTTCACCACGCCCACGAAAGCACGCTATTGTATAAGGTCTTTCTGCCTATGTAAAGACCATTTACTTCAATAGAGACAACACGTCCGGTCCGTTTTTCGTCACGGCCACGGTGTGTTCAAAGTGAGCCGAAAGCTTTCCATCGGCCGTCACCGCCGTCCATCGATCTTCCAAAATGCGAATGTCTGCAACCCCCTCGTTGATCATCGGCTCGATGGCAAACACCATACCGGCTTTGAGCTTCACGCCTCGCCCTGGAGGGCCAAAGTTAGGAATCTGGGGGCTTTCATGAAGGTTTCTCCCGATGCCGTGCCCCACGAATTCGCGCACCACCGAGTAGCCAAAAGGTTCCACATGGGCCTGCACCGCGTGGGAAATGTCCGACAACCGATGACCCACCACGGCTTGAGCGATGGCTCGGTCCAGAGCTTCCCGCGTCACGCGGCATAATCGTTGCGCCTCCTTCGATATGGTGCCCACGGGAAGCGTCACCGCCGCATCTCCGTAGAACCCGTCCACAACCACACCGAAATCCACGCTGACGATGTCGCCCTCCTGCAAAATGCGCGTCTTGCTCGGTATGCCATGCACCACTTCTTCATTGACCGAAGTGCACAGCGCATAAGGGAAGCCGTGATAGCCTTTGAAGGCCGGCACGGCTCCACGCTTTTGTGCTTCCTCCTCACTGATGGCATTTAAATCCCACGTGCTCACCCCGGGCACAACCACCTCCCGAAGCCGCTCCAGCACCTCGGCCACAATGAGGCAGGCTTTTCTTATTTTCTCAACCTCTTCTTGGGTCTTGAGAATGATCAAAGTGCCCTCTAACCCAGCACGGCCTTGATGCGGTCAAAAATCTCGTCAATGGAGCCCACGCCGTTGATCTTT carries:
- the rplQ gene encoding 50S ribosomal protein L17, giving the protein MRHRKSGRKLNRTSSHRTAMFRNMVTSLLEHERIVTTIPKAKEIRRWAEAMITLGKRGDLHARRQALAVIRAKGVVHKLFAELGPRYQARQGGYTRIVKMGFRKGDGAPMCLIELTGAEIKTTPKKKTQSEEPTAAQR
- a CDS encoding DNA-directed RNA polymerase subunit alpha translates to MEKNWRELIRPKPLVVEPGEDPNCYAKFICEPLERGFGTTLGNALRRVLLSSLRGAAITSVKIDGVLHEFSSAPGVVEDVTDIILNLKEVRLRLNGDGPKRVVLEKAGEGPVTAGDIRTDSSVTILNPDKHICTLARDGKVRMELVVDEGKGYEPAEWGPEKVETIGTIPIDAIFSPVRKVSYNVSQARVGQRTDYDKLTMEIWTDGSVTPEDALAVAAKILKDQLSVFVNFEDYEAPAFAEEEAEEPTFNENLFRSVDELELSVRSANCLKSADIRYIGELVQKTEAEMLRTKNFGRKSLNEIKEILQEMGLTLGMKLDNFPSREEIEQRRKEEE
- the rpsD gene encoding 30S ribosomal protein S4, with product MARYTGPQCRLCRRESMKLYLKWDRCYSDKCAFERRNYAPGQHGQRRGKLSDYGVQLREKQKIKRTYGLLEKQFKAYFKEADRQKGVTGTNFLILLERRLDNTVYRLGFANSRSQARQLVRHNHFLVNGRKVNIPSYLLRPGDVISVREKSRSLGVINEALDALPRRGLVPWLELEKEAYRGTMRSLPTREEMPLPVQEHLVVEFYSK
- the rpsK gene encoding 30S ribosomal protein S11; protein product: MARGRGGPRKKKERKNVQNGIAHIRSTFNNTIVTITDMSGNTLSWASGGNQGFKGSRKSTPFAAQMAAQAAAKAAMEHGLQNVEVYVKGPGSGREAALRALQAAGLNVTVIRDVTPIPHNGCRPPKRRRV
- the rpsM gene encoding 30S ribosomal protein S13, with translation MARIAGIDLPRNKRMEIALTYIYGIGRTTASKILEEAKVDPGTKSDDLTEEQITAIRRVIDTQYKVEGDLRAEVSMNIKRLMDLGCYRGLRHRRGLPVRGQRTHTNARTRKGPRRSVIGKRKK
- the rpmJ gene encoding 50S ribosomal protein L36, whose amino-acid sequence is MKVRASVKVICRKCKIIRRHGQVRVICENPKHKQRQG
- the infA gene encoding translation initiation factor IF-1, with product MVKEEAIEVEGTVIEPLPNAMFRVELENGHRVLAHISGKMRMHFIRILPGDKVTVELSPYDLTRGRIIFRAKS
- the map gene encoding type I methionyl aminopeptidase; translated protein: MIILKTQEEVEKIRKACLIVAEVLERLREVVVPGVSTWDLNAISEEEAQKRGAVPAFKGYHGFPYALCTSVNEEVVHGIPSKTRILQEGDIVSVDFGVVVDGFYGDAAVTLPVGTISKEAQRLCRVTREALDRAIAQAVVGHRLSDISHAVQAHVEPFGYSVVREFVGHGIGRNLHESPQIPNFGPPGRGVKLKAGMVFAIEPMINEGVADIRILEDRWTAVTADGKLSAHFEHTVAVTKNGPDVLSLLK